A DNA window from Sulfitobacter sp. BSw21498 contains the following coding sequences:
- the nuoN gene encoding NADH-quinone oxidoreductase subunit NuoN, with the protein MISADLNVILPEILLALFAILALLGAVYTNKDAAAGVMVWATAIVMALLAIWIGMTSGGTTRIAFNGLFIEDSFARFAKVTMLLSAAAVLAMSEAYMKKRGLLRFEYPVLIALSVVGMMMMVSAGDLMTLYMGLELQSLALYVVASLRRDSVKSTEAGLKYFVLGALSSGLLLYGVSLVYGYAGTTQFAGVMSLASEGPTSLGLLFGIVFVVSGLAFKVSAVPFHMWTPDVYEGAPTPVTAFFATAPKVAAMALFARVLHDAFGNAVADWSQIIALLSVLSMFLGAIAAIGQTNIKRLMAYSSIAHMGYALIGLAAGTELGVKSMLVYLAIYVTMNIGTFAFILGMEKDGQPVTDITALNMYSKRAPGKALAMLVLLFSLAGVPPMLGFFAKLGVWQAGVDAGLIWLVVASAVASAIGAYYYLRIVFLMYFGAEGDDRLDEGKSSLLSGVVVAAAVIMVVGIVNLFGVETAAISAAATLVN; encoded by the coding sequence GCGATCTGGATCGGTATGACCAGCGGTGGCACAACGCGCATCGCGTTTAACGGTCTGTTCATCGAAGACAGCTTTGCCCGTTTTGCCAAAGTCACCATGCTGCTGAGCGCGGCGGCGGTGCTGGCCATGTCCGAAGCCTATATGAAAAAGCGCGGGCTGCTGCGTTTTGAGTATCCGGTTCTTATCGCACTGAGCGTTGTCGGCATGATGATGATGGTCAGCGCGGGCGATCTGATGACGCTGTACATGGGCCTCGAGCTGCAATCGCTGGCACTGTACGTCGTTGCGTCCCTACGCCGCGATAGCGTGAAGTCTACTGAAGCAGGGCTGAAGTATTTCGTTCTGGGTGCACTGTCATCCGGTCTGCTGCTCTATGGTGTATCGCTGGTCTATGGTTATGCCGGCACTACCCAATTCGCGGGCGTGATGAGCCTGGCGAGCGAAGGCCCGACCTCACTTGGCCTGCTGTTCGGTATCGTCTTTGTCGTGTCTGGGCTGGCATTCAAAGTGTCCGCTGTGCCCTTCCACATGTGGACGCCTGACGTCTACGAGGGCGCGCCGACGCCGGTCACGGCCTTTTTTGCCACAGCCCCCAAGGTTGCCGCGATGGCGCTGTTTGCCCGCGTGTTGCATGATGCCTTTGGCAATGCTGTCGCCGATTGGAGCCAGATCATCGCGCTGCTGTCGGTGCTGTCCATGTTCCTTGGTGCGATTGCTGCAATTGGTCAGACCAACATCAAACGTCTGATGGCCTATTCCTCGATTGCTCACATGGGCTATGCATTGATCGGCCTTGCGGCGGGCACAGAGCTGGGTGTCAAATCCATGCTGGTCTATCTGGCGATCTACGTGACAATGAACATCGGGACCTTTGCCTTCATCCTCGGGATGGAGAAAGATGGCCAGCCAGTAACAGACATCACTGCGCTGAACATGTATTCCAAGCGCGCACCGGGTAAGGCGCTGGCGATGCTGGTGCTGCTGTTCTCGCTTGCTGGTGTGCCGCCGATGCTGGGGTTCTTTGCCAAACTGGGCGTGTGGCAAGCAGGCGTCGACGCGGGGCTGATCTGGCTGGTCGTGGCCAGTGCTGTCGCCTCAGCCATCGGGGCCTACTATTACCTGCGCATTGTCTTTTTGATGTATTTCGGGGCCGAAGGGGATGACCGTCTGGACGAGGGTAAAAGCAGCCTGCTGTCCGGAGTTGTTGTTGCCGCTGCCGTGATCATGGTGGTTGGCATTGTTAATCTGTTCGGCGTCGAAACTGCTGCGATCTCTGCGGCGGCGACGCTGGTCAATTGA